Genomic DNA from Phaeobacter porticola:
TCAAGGAAATCGACCTGCGTACCATCGACATAATGGCGGCGTCGCATAACTTGCTCGACGTTAATGAGCCTTACATGATGTTATCTGGCTATCGCAGCCCCAAGACCAACGCCATGCTGCGCAGCCGCTCTCGCGGCGTTGCCAAAAACTCGCTTCATATGCGCGGCCAAGCCGCCGACCTGCGCCTGAGCTCGCGCTCTGTTTCGCAGATGGCAAACGCCGCCAAAGCCTGCCGCGCTGGCGGTGTTGGAAAATACCGAGGTTCGAATTTCGTTCATATGGATTGCGGCGTAGTCCGCAGCTGGAACGGTTAAGCCAAAGCCGTCCCTGTTCCGACGGACCCGTTCGTTCCGGCATATCCGTCCATGTCTGCACCTCGCAACATTCCCCCGAGAAACCCGCGCCATCCCGGTTTGCGGGTTTTTTTGATGCGATCTTGCCTGGTGATTTCGCTGCTGTGACATGTTTATCGTCCTTTATCGTCATAGTACAAACGCCTGAATTGAATTGTGGTTCCATTGTTTTTTGTCGTTGCAGAGCCATCCTGTCGCAGCTATACGACCTCTATTGGCACCTGTAGCTCAGCTGGATAGAGCGCTGCCCTCCGAAGGCAGAGGCCAGAGGTTCGAATCCTCTCAGGTGCGCCATATATCCTAAGTTCTGATATCAATCCCGATGTACTCTATTTCACAGTCAATCGGGGGTGGGTAGCGGCAAGACATGGCCGGTCCAGACTCGGAATATGGACGTCATCACGACTCCGCACTATTGTTATGCCATCCCGACAAATCCGGGGCGGGAGAGAGCGGCCTGCGTCCATGAGGAATGGTTTTACCCGTGGGTCGCTCGTTTAGCCTTCTCGGCGTCGCTTGGACTCGTGCCCGATAGCGATTTTCCAATCACATCTACCATCCATTCAATAAAAAAAGGCCAGACCGAAGCCTGACCTCTCTGTCGCATGATCTTGAGCTGGCTCAGGCGCGGCGGCGGCGACCACCGGCGCGCCCACCGCGGCCACGGCCTTCTTCGCCCTCTTTTGCGGGCTCTTTGTTGGCCTTGATCCATGCGCCACCATGCGGATCATTGTTGGTCAGCAGGTTGGCGGCGCGGATGGCCTCCATCTCCTTGCCTGGGCGCGGTTTGGTGGAACCCAATCCAAACATCTGAACAAAAGCCTCGTCTTCCATACCCTCAGGCAGAGTGATGCCTGCAGCTTCGACTTCGGCACGTTTCTCTGCGATTTTCTTCTGATTGATCGGCAGGGCGACCGGGTTCATGATCGCGGAGGTCATGCCTGCACCCATTGCCATCGGCAGGAAGGCGTTGTTTATGCCGTGACGGTTTGGCAAGCCGAAGGACACATTGGAAGCGCCGCAGGTGGTGTTAACACCCAGCTCCTCGCGCAGACGACGGACCAGGGCAAACACCTGAAGGCCGGCCGTTGCCATCGCGCCAATCGGCATCACCAGCGGGTCAACGACGATGTCATGGGCGGGGATGCCAAAATCTGCGGCGCGTTCGACAATTTTCTTGGCCACGGCAAAGCGGACATCGGGATCTTCGGAGATACCAGTGTCATCATTGGAGATCGCCACAACTGGGACGTTGTACTTTTTGACCAGTGGCAGCACGTGCTCCAGCCGCTCTTCTTCACCGGTGACGGAATTCAGCAACGGACGGCCCTCGGCAGCCTGTAGACCGGCCTCAAGCGCGCCGGGAACCGAGGAGTCGATACAAAGCGGCGTATCGGTGAGCCCCTGCACCAGCTCGACGATCTTGGTCATCAGCGGTGGCTCGGTCTCATTCGGGTTCGGGTTGGAATTGTAGACAACACCTGCATTGATATCCAAGATGTTGGCCCCG
This window encodes:
- a CDS encoding methyltetrahydrofolate cobalamin methyltransferase, which translates into the protein MTRTVVESKTKTAILGFDQPFCVIGERINPTGRKKLAAELEAGDFSTVEKDALAQVMAGANILDINAGVVYNSNPNPNETEPPLMTKIVELVQGLTDTPLCIDSSVPGALEAGLQAAEGRPLLNSVTGEEERLEHVLPLVKKYNVPVVAISNDDTGISEDPDVRFAVAKKIVERAADFGIPAHDIVVDPLVMPIGAMATAGLQVFALVRRLREELGVNTTCGASNVSFGLPNRHGINNAFLPMAMGAGMTSAIMNPVALPINQKKIAEKRAEVEAAGITLPEGMEDEAFVQMFGLGSTKPRPGKEMEAIRAANLLTNNDPHGGAWIKANKEPAKEGEEGRGRGGRAGGRRRRA
- a CDS encoding YcbK family protein; amino-acid sequence: MATTDKSGFSRRALLGAFAATTLVAAPTFSNAAGFLRGAGDIRRIRMFSGRTGERIDMVYWIDGKYIKDAVKEVNHFMRDWRNDQVKEIDLRTIDIMAASHNLLDVNEPYMMLSGYRSPKTNAMLRSRSRGVAKNSLHMRGQAADLRLSSRSVSQMANAAKACRAGGVGKYRGSNFVHMDCGVVRSWNG